CGCGGTGCCACTCCCGCAACACGCGCCCCACGTCACGGCGCTTGAAATGCTCCAGCACATGGCAGTTGTAGATGAGATCGACACTGTTATCGGCAATGAAGGAAAGGTTGTCGATCGTCGCCACGTGATCCACATGGGGATAGTCGATGGCGTCGATATGGACGAAGCCGGGAATGTGCCGCTTGCCGCAGCCAAGGTGGAGTTTCATGAGGCTTTCCTTTTCTGCAAGATGGCGCGGCGCCCGTTTTCGAACCGCAGCTCGGCGGGCAACAAGGTTTTTACGACACGCGCGGGCACACCAGCGACCATGACGTCTTCCGGTACATCCTTCGTCACCACCGCCCCCGCCGCCACGATGCTGCGGCTGCCGATCCTAACACCGGGAAGGATCATGGCGCCCGTTCCAATCCAGACATCGTCACCAATTTCCACAGTCCGGTTAATGCCGACCGCCGCCACCGGTAGCACCGCCGGGTCGTGGGTGGGGGTAATGATGCGCGTGAAAGCTGCGATGGCGCAGCGCTCGCCGATGATGATATGTCCTTGCGACGAAGCTTGAAGAAAACATCCTGGCCCTATGGAGGTATTCGCACCGATATGCACATGCTGCGGGAAAGAGATCTTGCAGCGTCCATAAATCCCTGCGCCCGGACCGAGATGTCCCAACCTGCAACGTAAATACGGCATGTATAAACGCAAGAACGCTTCGCTGAGCAGCGCACGTGCATACGAGAACAGTTTTGCCGCCGTCATCCTGTGAGACCCTCCAAGGCTTGTTCGAGGCCTTGCAGCAACGGAACGGTCGGCTGCCACCCAAGTGAAAATAGGCGCGACACATCCAACACCTTCCTCGGCGTGCCATCGGGCTTCGTGGCGTCGAAGACGATCTCGCCCTTGTAGCCCACCACTTGGGCGATGGTTTCGGCGAGCTCACGAATGGTGAGGTCGTGGCCGACGCCGATGTTGATGAGCGGGGGGTGTTGAGCCCTCACCCCCGACCCCTCTCCCGGAGGGAGAGGGGATGCGCCCTCACCCCCGGCCCCTCTCCCGGTGGGAGAGGGGTTGAGAAGCGCGTCGAATTGGGCATCTGGCAGGTTCATGAGAAAGAGGCAGGCATCGGCCAGGTCGTCGCTGTACA
Above is a genomic segment from Thiobacter sp. AK1 containing:
- a CDS encoding acyltransferase, with translation MTAAKLFSYARALLSEAFLRLYMPYLRCRLGHLGPGAGIYGRCKISFPQHVHIGANTSIGPGCFLQASSQGHIIIGERCAIAAFTRIITPTHDPAVLPVAAVGINRTVEIGDDVWIGTGAMILPGVRIGSRSIVAAGAVVTKDVPEDVMVAGVPARVVKTLLPAELRFENGRRAILQKRKAS